CAGTGAGGCTCAGCGCCGCTCGGGTCGCGCAGTGAGGCTCAGCGCCGCTCGGGTCGCGCAGTGAGGCTCAGCGCCGCTCGGGTCGCGCAGTGAGGCTCAGCGCCGCTCGGGTCGCGCAGTGAGGCTCAGCGCCGCTCGGTGCGGCGCTACGCGCCGCTCGGTGCGGCGCCAGGCGGCCCAGACGCCATGCGGCCCGTGTCGCGCAGTGAGGCTCAGCGTCGCGCGGTGCGGCGTCGCGCGGCCCGCGTCGCGCGGTGCGGCTTCGGGCGGTTCGGCGTCACCCCGTCGTGTCGCTCCGGCTTTCACGCAGGGTGGGAAAAGGCTCATTCCCGATGCGGATACTCTTCTTTTATGCGTCTGTCCGCACGGGTCGACTATGCGCTCCGCGCGGTCGCCGAACTCGCCCAAGCCGCCGCCGACGCGGTGCCGGACCCCACGTCGCGCTCGGCGCGCCCGGGTAACCCGCTCACCGCCGAGCGCATCGCACGGGCGCAGGAGATCCCGCCGAAGTTCCTGGAGAGCATCCTGCTCCAGTTGCGCCGCGGCGGCATCGTGCACGCCCAGCGCGGCCCAGAGGGCGGTTACTGGCTGGCCCGGCCGGCCACGGAGATCTCGCTGGCGGACGTGATC
This genomic window from Catenuloplanes niger contains:
- a CDS encoding RrF2 family transcriptional regulator, with the protein product MRLSARVDYALRAVAELAQAAADAVPDPTSRSARPGNPLTAERIARAQEIPPKFLESILLQLRRGGIVHAQRGPEGGYWLARPATEISLADVIRVIDGPLANVRGQRPEDLGYSGAAVALQEVWIALRASEREILELVTLADIAAGKLPDRVQELAADPRAWV